The nucleotide sequence GGGTAAGGCCGAGGGTGTTCAGATGCGCGCGCATCGCGGCAGCCGGTTGCGACGGCCCGATCCCGGCGCAGACCGTGGCGGAATGTCCGAGAACGGCACGAACGGCGCCGGACGCGTAGGCAACCGCGAGCAGAACGTTGCAATCATGCGGGTGCCGCATCAGGCTGCATGGGCATCGACGGCGTTTCTGCCGAATCTGGACATTTCTGCCTCCGCCCTGGGGCATGCCCTCCACCAGGCCCTGGCGAACGAGCCTGCCACCGCACCCCAAATACACAGTTTCGCGCCTTATCGCTTCTGCCAGCGCCGCAGGTGGGGCAGTACCGCACTCATGTAGGAGATGGCCTCGTCCTCGGTGATGTGCACACCCTCGGACATGTACGGAGCGCTGTTCTCGATCGCCTCTTCCAGCGTCTCCGGACCGATGAAAGCGCCGTCCTGGTAGCACCAGGCGCAGTAGTCCTCGGACTTGGTGCCGTCCATCTTCTTGCCGCGCTGCTCCTCCTTCGGGATGGGCATGCCACAGCTCTGGCAGTGGGGTCCGGGTGGCGCCTCGAGCAGGCGCGAGACCGCCTGCCGGGTGACCATGACCCGCTGCGCCAGTTCGTCCTGCGTCAATCCCCGCTCCACTCGGACCTCGGCGACGACTTCTCCGATTGCCATATCGGCCTCCTCTTCCGCGGCTTCCCAGCGCTGCCGCCACATAAGAACAGCACACGCCCCGTCGAGCAACGGGTTGTTGCACCGCCACCCCGATCGCCGATCATGGGCACAAGGCCCTCAGGGGAAAGGTGAGGACGCCGTCGGAAAGCTTCATAGTGGGACCGTCCGCAGTCACGACGGCGGTGAAGACCGGTGCGGGCGTACGTCGCGTGTCAATATCCGCCACGAACGCGGCCAGGGAGTCCTGGGCCCGCGCTATCTGCCGCTGCCCCAATTTGACCTCAAAAGCAGCCCAGTGACCGTCATCGAACTCGACGACGGCGTCGGCCTCCTTTCCCGACTTGTCCCGGTAGTGGTAGACACGCCCGCCCCGCAACTCGGCGAAAGTACGCAGATGCTGCACAACCTGGGACTCGAACCACAACCCGGCGGTATCCAGGTCTTGCATCAGGCGCTCTGCCGAGGTCCCGGTGATGGCTGCAGCCAGTGCGGGATCCACGAAATGGAGTTTTGACGAGGTGCGCACCGCGTAGCGCGAGCGCAGGTGCGGAGCCCACGCGGGCTGCTCTTCGACAATGAAGAGCCGCCTAAGGGCGTTGACATAGCTAGCGGCGGTCTCTGCGCTGAGCGCCTGAGTCGTCACGTCCCTCGCGACGGTGGTGAACGAAGCCTCGGTGGCGATATGGCGCGCCAAAGAGCGCAGAAGTGCACGCAACCTGATCGGATCGCGGCGCGGCTCCCCATCGAGCCGCCCCATGTCGATGTTGACGACATCCTCCACATAGTCGCGCAGATGCCGCTGCGCCTGCGCAGTGGTGGCATCGACGTCGCCCGGCCAGCCGCCGTGGACCAGTGCGTCCAGCGCCTCTCGGACGCTCGTGCCGGAGTCAAGCGCAGGCGGCGGCGCCTCGCCGTCGAACAGTGCCGCCAACGAGACCTTCCCTGTACCCAGGCCCCGCTCGAACAGGGTCATCGGCCGCAGGCGTACCCTGGAGATCCGGTGGGCACCAGAATGCCGCGTAGCATCCTCGGCGGGAACCGAGGAACCGGTGAGTATGAACTGCCCAGGGCGTTGCCTGGAGTCGACCTCCCGTCGTACCGCATTCCACAGGTCCGGCGCCAGCTGCCACTCGTCGATCAGCCTGGGAGTATCACCCTCCAGCAGCAACGCAGGATCGAGGTCGAGCGCAGCTCGAATCTGGGGCAGACCCGAGTCCAGGGCGACCTCGGATGCCGCATGCTGCCGTCCGGTCACGGTCTTGCCGCAGGCGCGCACGCCTTCGATGAGAAGCCCGCCCGAATAGCCCAGGATCTCGCTTATCAGTGCGTCAACGACGCGAGGACGGTAGCCCGTACCGGTCATCGTCCGCCTCCCACAATACAGTGCAAAACCAACCTCGACCCGAGAGTTGGCATTATTCTAACCGGACAGTTGGCGTCGCTTCAACCCGGCAGTTGGCGTCGTTTCAACCGGGCAGTTGGCGCCAACTTGAGCCTCAACCGGTCGCGCCAGACTGCTAACAATGCGCGCCATCGCTCAGGGCACGAGCCCCATCCATCACCAGGCCGACGCCGATCTCCACCATCCGCTGTGGCGCGACCGCCTTTCCCCCTTCAAGCCACGCCTGGTAGATGCGCAGCGGAGCCGAAGTGACATGAGCCGGGTACAACGCCCACTCGCCCGTATCCCAGCCATGCGGGATGTTGCCCCTGCCATCCGCCTCACGGACCTCGACCATCATCCGCTCACGGATGGCGTCGTGCCGCCCAGCGACGGTGACCGCCTCACAGAACTCGTCCTGCGCGACGCTGAACTCGAAGAAGGCGCGGGTGATCGCCTCGACGTCCAAATTGATGACAAACACCGCCTACGGCCGCGGGAGCCGAACTGACACCCGCATGATTCCAACGTTCTGTTCGCGGCCGCTGCCACCTCCTACCTCGTTTGTCATAGATCTGGACACTTCGGACCACCCCGCACGCGAATCGACACCAACGCCGAGCCACCCCAGGCGGACAGGTCACCCAAGCACCCGAGGTCACCCCGGACTCCAACACCACACCCAGAAAGCTGGTCTGTGTCCACCCGAGACTCTCGACTCTGCCCGGTACCCGGTGCGCTGGCCGACGGCGGTGAGGCTGGCCGGGACCGGCGCCCGCGCCTGATCTGCACGCGGAGGCGCCCCGACAAAGAGCGTGCCGAACGGCGCTCCGTCGGGGCCGACTCAGGGGGTGACCATCACCTTGCCCGAGGCGCCGCCGGCGTCGACGTGGGCCAGCGCCTCGGACACCTGCGCCAGCGGCAGGACCTGCCCCCACCTGCACGGGCACGCCCCGCTACGCCAGGATCGTCGAGGCCCGCTCCAGCTGCGCGCCGTCGGAGTGGACGAAGACGAAGCGGTAGCGCTGCCCGCGCTTGGCGGCTGCGCGGATGCCGACCAGCGCGAACAACGCCCGCTTGAGAGGTCCGTATCCCGCCTAGGAACGCCAGGTTACATATCTCGCAGTAGAACGGGTCTTCAGACAAGCCATCACAGCCCCTACCTCCTATTTCACAGCCACGGCACCGTAGGCGGTGCGGTCGGTTAGAGCGAAACCCGGCTTGCGCCCCAGACCCCAGTAGACCGGCGAGCGGAAGCACAGCCAGAACACGGCCACGAGCCAGGCGACAGCAATAACCCAGTCGAACCACATAAAGCTCGCAGAGTCGAAGACCCGCGTGAAGTAGCGCACAGCTATTGGGGTAAGGCCGACCACCGCGGTGACCATGCCGGGATTGTAGAGCGTGCGCAGCCGTACATTGAACACAACCAAGTGCATGAGGATCTCGGCGACATTGAAGAGCATAGCCGCCAGCACGAGCGGGCGCGCACCAGGTACGATTATGGGAAGAATATAAACAAGCAGCAGGAAGCCCCAGTTGCCGTACATGGAGTTGAGGTTGTTGCAGTCCCACTTGGACGAGTCCATCTCGCCGCTGCCCATGAGCACCTTGACGCCCATAAAGGGAAATCCACCCGGGAAACCAAACTCCTCGAAAAAGTGCAAAAACAACACCATTACCGACGCGATCTGCAGCGTGAGCAGCGGGCCGCGCGCTATGAAGATGGCAGCCAGCGCCACACCTCCCGCCAAGTACACCGACACATAGTGCCAGTTGTTCACGATTGTCTTGCCCATGGCACCCGCCTTCCATCGGGATCTGTCCGTTGACACCGTTGTACGCCCCGGCAACAGCCCCTTCAATGAGCAAAATAGCTCGATGGTACAATATCGAACCGTTCGTCTAGATTCGTCTAATGAGAGGCACCATGAACGAGGAAGACCTACGCGTGGTAAAGACACGCGAGAACATAGAGGGCACGTTCATGCGGCTTCTGGGCGAGAAGGACTTCTCTCAAGTCACCGTGGCCGAGCTCATTCGCGAATGCCGCATATCCAAGGGCACGTTCTACTACCACTACCGCGACAAGTATGACCTTGCCGAGAGGCTGCTACGGCGACAATTCGAGGTATTCGCTACCGTTGTGGATGAAAGCCGAACCGCCATTGAGAACGGCGATGCCGAGGTTGGACGCCTGGCGGCTACCCTCGTGCAGCTTGTCACCAATTTTGCTCGCCTGAGCTCCATCCGCACGCCCGAGCTGGACTCAAGGGAGGAGCTCACGCGTTTCCTGCAGGACAAGTTCGTTGCCTACATCGGCCAGCAGCCTGAGCTAAGGACCCGGGATCCCGAGCAAGTCGCCAGGTTCCTGGCCGCGATCGTCGTTGCCGAGGCCGAAATGGTCGGCGCGGGCAGGGTTGAGGCAGGCCCTGTCTTCTTTGAGGCGCTGCATGACCTGGCTGCCCTCATTGAGACGCTGCCAAGGCCCTCCACGCAACCCTGACCACCACCGCACGCAGCCTTCAGGATGCCGTCCCGAAAGCTATGCAGGTCAATATGACGCAGCAGAGGTACCGTCCACTTCGCACACCATCAGCCATTCGGTCTCATCGGCGCCGTCGCCCACGATCCGGAAGCCCAGCCGCTCGTACAGGCGGATGCGCGGCACCTGCCCGGTGAAGTCCTCGGGCACGTAGACCGCCTCCAGCAGGAAGTCCTCCAGCAGGGGCGTCTCCTCGAGCCGCAGCGACCGAATCGCGATTGCATCGTCTTCGATGATCAAAACCCGGTCTCCGCGGCTGGCCGGACGCTCAGCCGGTGTAAGGGATGCGGAAGTAGTCGAGGTGCTGTTTGAAGCGGTCCTGCGCAGCACGGCAGGTCTCCA is from Actinomyces sp. 432 and encodes:
- a CDS encoding zinc ribbon domain-containing protein encodes the protein MAIGEVVAEVRVERGLTQDELAQRVMVTRQAVSRLLEAPPGPHCQSCGMPIPKEEQRGKKMDGTKSEDYCAWCYQDGAFIGPETLEEAIENSAPYMSEGVHITEDEAISYMSAVLPHLRRWQKR
- a CDS encoding ATP-binding protein; its protein translation is MTGTGYRPRVVDALISEILGYSGGLLIEGVRACGKTVTGRQHAASEVALDSGLPQIRAALDLDPALLLEGDTPRLIDEWQLAPDLWNAVRREVDSRQRPGQFILTGSSVPAEDATRHSGAHRISRVRLRPMTLFERGLGTGKVSLAALFDGEAPPPALDSGTSVREALDALVHGGWPGDVDATTAQAQRHLRDYVEDVVNIDMGRLDGEPRRDPIRLRALLRSLARHIATEASFTTVARDVTTQALSAETAASYVNALRRLFIVEEQPAWAPHLRSRYAVRTSSKLHFVDPALAAAITGTSAERLMQDLDTAGLWFESQVVQHLRTFAELRGGRVYHYRDKSGKEADAVVEFDDGHWAAFEVKLGQRQIARAQDSLAAFVADIDTRRTPAPVFTAVVTADGPTMKLSDGVLTFPLRALCP
- a CDS encoding HXXEE domain-containing protein is translated as MGKTIVNNWHYVSVYLAGGVALAAIFIARGPLLTLQIASVMVLFLHFFEEFGFPGGFPFMGVKVLMGSGEMDSSKWDCNNLNSMYGNWGFLLLVYILPIIVPGARPLVLAAMLFNVAEILMHLVVFNVRLRTLYNPGMVTAVVGLTPIAVRYFTRVFDSASFMWFDWVIAVAWLVAVFWLCFRSPVYWGLGRKPGFALTDRTAYGAVAVK
- a CDS encoding TetR/AcrR family transcriptional regulator; amino-acid sequence: MNEEDLRVVKTRENIEGTFMRLLGEKDFSQVTVAELIRECRISKGTFYYHYRDKYDLAERLLRRQFEVFATVVDESRTAIENGDAEVGRLAATLVQLVTNFARLSSIRTPELDSREELTRFLQDKFVAYIGQQPELRTRDPEQVARFLAAIVVAEAEMVGAGRVEAGPVFFEALHDLAALIETLPRPSTQP